From Coffea arabica cultivar ET-39 chromosome 2e, Coffea Arabica ET-39 HiFi, whole genome shotgun sequence, the proteins below share one genomic window:
- the LOC113731981 gene encoding probable mitochondrial import inner membrane translocase subunit TIM21 produces the protein MQHLRRTGFLLLKNNRLSTALKSCNGLGDSFLDYMPTKYASNMGFAPFSSTSIGEPGASSFVRREMMNNGAKYVRDGSYAPRVKHEAGGLPLLLKKQWTRRNFITSQSSFQPAMMSQINSNISSSARSFSSKASDSKGQNESETRKDISTVEDPFDAPTYNIPEKPVTFVEGASYTVFILAGLGVAIAAAYAVLTELVFEPKEYKIFGKALERVQNDSQVRVRIGSPITGYGSESRNRAARQRIPNRIWTKDGVEHVAVDFYIRGPHGAGKVYAEMFKDEDKQWKFVSLVVELTSPSRQMLLLESYIPA, from the exons ATGCAGCATCTAAGGAGAACTGGGTTTTTATTACTGAAGAATAATAGGCTATCAACCGCTCTGAAATCCTGCAATGGCTTGGGCGATtcttttcttgattatatgCCTACAAAATATGCATCAAATATGGGTTTTGCTCCCTTTTCATCTACGTCCATTGGGGAGCCTGGAGCCAGCAGCTTTGTTAGAAGG GAAATGATGAATAATGGTGCAAAATATGTCAGAGATGGAAGCTATGCACCTAGG GTCAAACATGAAGCCGGGG GACTTCCTCTGTTACTCAAAAAGCAGTGGACTAGGAGGAACTTCATTACTTCCCAGTCGTCATTTCAACCAGCCATGATGAGTCAAATAAATTCCAACATATCTTCCTCAGCTAGATCCTTTTCATCAAAGGCATCTGATTCAAAGGGTCAAAATGAATCAGAG ACTCGCAAAGATATATCTACTGTTGAAGATCCATTTGATGCTCCAACATATAACATCCCTGAGAAGCCAGTGACATTTGTAGAAGGGGCTTCCTACACTGTATTCATTCTTGCAGGACTTGGAGTTGCTATTGCTGCGGCTTATGCAGTTCTTACTGAGCTTGTATTTGAACCAAAGGA GTATAAAATTTTTGGGAAGGCTCTGGAAAGGGTTCAAAATGATAGCCAA GTAAGGGTGAGAATTGGATCCCCCATAACTGGTTATGGTTCAGAAAGTAGGAATCGAGCTGCTCGCCAGCGCATTCCAAACAGGATATGGACCAAAGATGGTGTTGAGCATGTTGCG GTTGATTTTTACATTCGCGGCCCCCATGGAGCTGGCAAAGTTTATGCAGAGATGTTCAAAgatgaggacaagcaatggaaGTTTGTTTCTTTGGTGGTTGAGCTTACATCACCATCTCGGCAAATGCTTTTGCTGGAGTCATACATCCCAGCCTGA
- the LOC113731983 gene encoding uncharacterized protein, with amino-acid sequence MASTVPAKSQPLHNFSLSHLKWKGNHQRPRSASSSAARLSASGSPHRSPPFSHDSPPRRQSLNSPLRSAADSVAASSPSRHAAMLGGEDSAASPMLHGDGADELTAPLLNQSPVRGNGTGKLESCVKSSKPLIEYRRHSRSSVSSGVKNGAFTSSPDRDERKLKGAGAGAGVEAEAENNESRSSKFLIKIRQKASKFAEEIQPEEEGKAEVKVQDNEVQDEGKLLASFDDDEPLQKTWNFRPRKPIRPSLNLNGSGFKNNGSTVQHAKRAQSPQVNPNSGNRSENQKKEKRKIGFTLALSREEIEEDLFALLGSKPSRRPKKRSKTVQKLMDNVFPGAWLQSITADSYKVSEHPGKA; translated from the exons ATGGCGTCGACGGTGCCGGCGAAATCTCAGCCGCTTCACAATTTCTCATTGTCGCACCTGAAATGGAAAGGCAATCACCAACGTCCTCGTTCGGCTTCATCTTCCGCCGCCAGGCTATCTGCCTCCGGCTCGCCTCACCGATCGCCGCCTTTCAGTCATGATTCTCCACCGCGGAGGCAGTCGCTTAACTCTCCCTTGCGCAGCGCAGCAGACTCAGTTGCTGCATCATCTCCGTCTCGTCATGCAGCGATGCTCGGCGGCGAGGACTCAGCGGCGTCTCCGATGCTACATGGAGATGGCGCAGATGAATTAACTGCGCCGCTACTGAATCAGTCTCCGGTCCGTGGCAATGGAACCGGAAAGCTGGAGTCTTGTGTGAAAAGCAGCAAGCCTTTAATTGAGTACCGGAGGCACTCTAGATCTTCGGTTTCTTCTGGTGTTAAGAATGGAGCATTTACATCATCGCCTGATCGAGATGAGAGAAAATTGAAGGGGGCAGGGGCAGGGGCAGGGGTAGAGGCAGAGGCAGAGAATAATGAAAGCAGATCTTCGAAGTTTCTGATTAAAATCCGGCAGAAAGCCAGCAAGTTTGCGGAGGAAATTCAACCTGAAGAGGAGGGAAAAGCTGAGGTAAAAGTCCAGGATAATGAGGTTCAGGACGAGGGGAAGCTACTGGCTAGTTTTGATGACGACGAGCCGTTGCAAAAGACATGGAATTTTAGGCCAAGGAAACCAATAAGGCCGTCGCTGAATTTGAATGGAAGTGGTTTTAAGAACAATGGATCCACAGTGCAGCACGCAAAAAGAGCTCAATCACCGCAGGTGAATCCCAACAGTGGTAATAGATCAGAGAAtcagaagaaggagaagaggaaGATTGGATTCACACTTGCCCTCTCGAGAGAAGAGATTGAAGAGGATTTGTTTGCTTTACTGGGATCTAAGCCTTCTAGGAGACCTAAGAAGAGATCAAAAACTGTTCAGAAACTAATGGAT AATGTGTTTCCAGGTGCTTGGTTGCAATCTATAACTGCGGATTCATATAAAGTTTCTGAACACCCTGGAAAG GCTTAG